The Liolophura sinensis isolate JHLJ2023 chromosome 6, CUHK_Ljap_v2, whole genome shotgun sequence genomic sequence gaaactGATCTTGATCAGGTTCTGTTTTACCTTAAACCTTAAGGGATACTTGCGGCGTATAATTCTTGTAGCGAATTATATATTCTCGTGTCGTATTCTGTCCTGCAATCCATCTGTTTTCCAGGTTAGCATGACACTTAATCCTGAGAGAAGGAGTCTGAAATTGTTTTAGAGACATTTGAGCTTAAGTCCATCACAGGAAATCGGGGAAATGTGTTACACGGGCAATAAAAGTTACACAGTAAAACTGGGTTGAAGACATTACTTAAAGTGCTACATTGCCTTTGTAGTGCATAAAAAAGGTTTCCTGATATAGTGAACGGTGATTATTTTGTTATCATACACTCTGTTTGTAACCCCGATAACCCTATCAAACATGCCTGAcgcttgttttttctttcactgcCAAAAGTAACCTCTAATCTTATTTaagaataaaaatgtttacattttatgaatGACAGCGTCGGCATGAATACTAAGCAAATGTGACCACAGTAGCACAGATGTTAGTTCTCCAACCAGCAAGAAAGTACAAATCTACATCCATCAAGAACAGTTTATTTGCAAACGCCTCAGCAAATTAACATGTGCATGTTAACACATGTGGACAAAGTACAACTCGACCACTATACCCGAACTAGAAACCGATAGACTTGTACTTCAAGCCGACACATGCAGAACTAGATAAAGGGGTTAGTTCTGTGGTTTCTGACACTGTCGCCACTCCAcaaatcagttttaattttattattctgACAGCAACGGAGAACAAGTCGTAATAATGTATGGCGTGGGACTGAGAGTGGTTACAGGAATATTAGTTATGTCAGGAACTCTTATAGATACTACAGGGGCATTGAAAAAAACGAAAAGTGAACATACTGTTACTGCCAATTTACAGGCTGTGGAACCGGAGTTCAATGTTGCGGGATCGGTGACCTTGGTGGACACTGCCTCCCCCGACCCCACGTCTGGTTTTGAAACACGTTTCTTGACTAAACTGCAGACCATAAAGAACAGTCTTGGTTTTAGGTTACGTAAGATGTTTACGTCTCTCGATTCCCAGGTTCATCGTCTCGACGTTATGGAGAGAGACATTCTGGATAATGTCGGAGAGATCCCGATTTCTTCCAAAACTTGGTTCATGTTCCGAGTCTACCGGGATCGGATTAGAAAAAGCCGGGGAGCGGTCTCGAACCTTAGCTACAAACTCAACAAACCCGTGTCCTTCATCTATAACATTGATGAGGAGCCTGTAGAGACAACGACCGACGTCGAAGTGGCTTTGAGACAGATTTTGGAGCAGCTAAAACAGAACATTGAGCTCATGGGCATTTTTTCCAGGGATCGCGCAAAAATTCTTCGGCTCTTGGAGAGCGTTAGAACTGGCACGGACAAATCCATCGTAGCGGAACAGAAGATGAACGAATGTTTGAGCTTGATGGGCCGCGTGCCAGAGATCGAGAAATCTGTGAAAGCCGTCCTGCTGGAACACCAAGCCGACCAAGCTGCGGCGCAATccaaaaacaacagcaacagctTGTCCACAGAGAAACTTCTGAACAAAATCCTGCTGGCTAAGTCTGGCAGTAGGATGGAATCCATCGACCCAATGTGCCTGAACGTGGGTAAAACTTGGCAGAGATGTAGTTTTGTGTACGACGGCTCCTACACAGATTGCCACGGCTCTCAGTATGTCAGACTGTCTGGCTATGACGTGGGTAGGTACGTGGGTGTGGTCACTTGTGGTGAACACAGGAACAAAAGGTATAAAATATTCCTTGGCGATTCACTGAGTTCCAAGTTTCTTTCCATCGCGGACTTGAACGGCAAGGGAGAGGACCATTGCGAATTTTTGGGTGCCGGATCCAGCCCTTACTGGAGACACAGTATGTCCTAtacaccaggtacatttgaaGGTGAGTAATTAGGAGCACAGTGAGGTACAGGTACATTTGAAGGTGAGTAATTAGGAGCACCGTGAGGTACAGGTACATTTGAAGGTGAGTAATTAGGAGCACCGTGAGGTACAGGTACATTTGAAGGTGAGTAATTAGGAGCACAGTGAGGTACAGGTACATTTGAAGGTGAGTAATTAGGAGCACCGTGAAGTAGAGGtactttaatttcatttgatcatttttttaaaaccgATGCTCCAAATTTATAATGAAGTTATTCTTCAATAACGTGTTAACTGTTGTCAGATCATTTCTCAGCAAATCACTGGCTTCTATTTGGTTTAACCCTCCGAAGAAGGGAACTGATATGGCTGCATAGCGAAGACGCATTTATCATGTGACTGATTAACATGTGCTGCATCGATCACATCATTCCACACACAATCACTTTCACATGTCTTGAGCTACTTTACTTAATGCAATATCTCTGTACACCACGCATGACCAAAACATCTTTCTACCACGACGTTTTGAGTTTAGATGCGAGAATCAGATCAGTTTAGATCAGTTTGGCCTTAAATAAAGGATGGCGCAGAAAAATTTTTCAGGCTTGTCTAAAGACATTAATCCTGATTAGAGGGATTAGGATTAAGATACCATATGTCAACTTGTATTGGTTCTGTCAAGATACATATGCGTAATTACATCTGGAagtctaaataaataaaaactcctGTTTTTGTGAAgggttttttttccacaaatcaCTCCGTGAAAAGCCGAAAACGTCCGCCGCGACCATGTTACGAAGAGACTGTAAGGCTATTTCCTCGTCGACTTGACGTTAAAGTAATTCAGCCGATCTCAATTTTCACCCTCATGGCGACAGTATATGACTTGACGAAAAAGCTGAAAGTAATTTACAAGTTGTTAGCATACAGACGCATCTCCGGTTGGGTAGGCACACTAGTGCCGAATCTACAATAGTACTTGTTACACGCTTACGTTCTGTCCGTTCTGCCCATTCTGCCAGCGAGAGCAAACTCTTCTGTTCTATTCGTGAAGCATATGTTGCCGAATAATTTTAATATCTGCAAAAGCGATAGTCATGTAAGTAAGTTTATGTAGACCATTCCGTGTTAACTGTACCAGAAATTATTCACGCTAATCTGTGTCAGTTAATCTTTGGCAGCTGAAAATGCTAAGCTTGTAAGCCTTTTTCTAATACATACAACACTGCATGAACCAAAGAAATGGTGTTgagaaattatttgttttttcgtTGATATTTCACATTTAGGAATAAGTATCTTCTGTCCTGCACACTGAAGGCGGTCACATTGAAGAGTGATTTAAACCTCGGCGCCTTGACCTTTTCTAATGAAGCCCCTGCCCTGTTGACATGTTCTCAGGAACACATTATGTAACACTGTAAATAGTTCACTGATTACACCGTGTTTAGGAATTATTCACTTCTATAACCACGATCAGGTGTATGGGTATAGGAAATCGGGGTTCCAGGCGCAAACCTTTAAACGCAAGTCAAACTGGTTTTCATTTTACTtattaaatgcagtttacagactacTATAACTTGAAGTTTGTTTGTAGGTCATATTTACCGTGAAAATAAAAGCGTTGGGAGTCTCCTTTAAGATTATGAAAAGAGATCTGGGACTGGGACATGGGTTCAGCCGTGAAGAAAATCGAATTAcatataaattgttttgtaCCCACAATTCATATTGTTAGATCCATATgaaaatatacagtatttatagTCTTAACTGGCGATTTTATTACAGAACTTATAATTAAACTTAAATGACCTATGAAGTCTAGTTCTAGCACCGATGTCGGGGTTATTTGTGATACGGTTAAAAGCCTATGATttatataaaatgataaattcattaaaaatacatCTGGGAGGTATGACATATACATGGCTGAAGCGTTGTTCTTGGGGTTGTATCACTGTGCCCTGCTGAAGACAAGGCCTTCCCTGGAAAACCGTGAAACGCGATTTTAAATGTCCACCCAGAGCCACCTATCCTGGCACCACGCCCGCCCAGACCCTAACTACTTTCTTGACTTGTATTGACCAATAAGTTAAATTTCAAAGCAACATCATCGGTTTTTTTTAAAGCTTCACTGTGCAGACTGAAGCCAGTGCTCGCTTGTCAGGGCATGCGATCTGTAAACCACCagcctacatatacacatatagcaaAATCTTCACTATACCTGGACAACCTCCAATATTGGGTGAGTGAAACTGTGaatttggcgttttccaagCCCTGAAAAGGGATGGTGCACGCCACTCCAATAGTCGTCAGAGTATATCGTCATACAAATATGATTTAATCTCGACTTTATCCTTCGAAATTAGACCGATTGCGGAGCATTTATAGTATGTCGttgttaatttttatattttccttgttttcactttcacttattGATTCGTACGAGTTAAATGTAAGGCATATCCGCTAAATGACCAGACTGATTCAAACAAATCCGAGGTGAGCTTGACAAAGACTAGCTGGCCTTTTGAATCTTAAAAAGTTTAAGTCGTGCATGGATGACATGGTTAAATTAAAGCGCATGCTTGTAAcactttcatatttatttatttatttatttgcttatttatgtgatcggtgttttacgccgtacgaaAGAACATTTcgtttatacgacggtggcaagcattatggtgagaggaaaccaggctgagcccggcggaaacccacgaccgtccgcaggttactgcacgactttcccacgtacggcgaccggcccggatagcacagttggtagagcgtccgcttcgggaccggtagatccaggatcaatccttggtcgagtcacacctaagactttaaaagaggaaattgtaacttcctcgcttggcgttcagcatgaaggggatagtgcaacgactggttgacccgtatcagtataatggctcgggcggggcggcttacttgccttcggtaagtcgtctcagtgatgcagcactaaataaaagagcggtggaaatccgtcctgcaacaaggaggcacattacacgtgcatgcaccctaatgattccttcttcgtcatatgactgaaaaattgttgagtacgacgttaaaccccaagcactcactcactcccacgtacggccggagaggaggccatcatgagctgggcttgaacacAACAGCGACCACGTTTATGAGAGGCTCATGAGTCATCGCCGTGCTGCCCTAACTTGTAAGATATGGATATATGATTGTATTGGTTGTTATCTTATTGTGGACGTCCTCACCTAAACCCTGAATGCAGAATCCTTGTGCTGGGTTTGCCATACGGAATGTAGACGGGTGGTACACGCTACATTGTTAAAGCAATATTATTGCTAATCCACAAGAATTATTAACACATAGCGTTGATAGAGAATATATATTACATCTCA encodes the following:
- the LOC135469066 gene encoding uncharacterized protein LOC135469066: MFTSLDSQVHRLDVMERDILDNVGEIPISSKTWFMFRVYRDRIRKSRGAVSNLSYKLNKPVSFIYNIDEEPVETTTDVEVALRQILEQLKQNIELMGIFSRDRAKILRLLESVRTGTDKSIVAEQKMNECLSLMGRVPEIEKSVKAVLLEHQADQAAAQSKNNSNSLSTEKLLNKILLAKSGSRMESIDPMCLNVGKTWQRCSFVYDGSYTDCHGSQYVRLSGYDVGRYVGVVTCGEHRNKRYKIFLGDSLSSKFLSIADLNGKGEDHCEFLGAGSSPYWRHSMSYTPGTFEGYLRRRRGEPPVRRTLHGSTGHYSPKWYECGVAVP